A genomic window from Methanobrevibacter sp. TLL-48-HuF1 includes:
- a CDS encoding DUF116 domain-containing protein — protein sequence MQLLDFIYTILGQGIVFIIILIIILFIIAITLGKILLKKNIILFPRFILFVVDVFYSPFKTIARLLKIDDDMIDRISIEVRDDVNREKFKKIPAEETLIFLPHCLRHRDCQAALQKEGVICTECGKCSIGVIKKKADKLGYSLYIVPGSSFVKKIVKENNFKAVIGVACHEDLNQMMMLLSDYCPQGVLLSKTGCFETKVDIKKVFEKLDSKY from the coding sequence ATGCAACTTTTAGATTTTATTTACACAATACTGGGACAGGGAATAGTCTTTATAATCATATTAATTATTATATTATTTATAATAGCTATTACTCTTGGTAAAATTCTGCTTAAAAAGAACATAATTCTATTTCCAAGATTCATTCTTTTTGTTGTAGATGTATTTTACTCACCTTTTAAAACAATAGCTAGACTGTTAAAAATAGACGATGACATGATTGACAGAATCAGCATCGAAGTTAGAGATGATGTAAATAGGGAAAAATTTAAAAAAATACCTGCAGAGGAAACTTTAATATTTTTACCTCACTGTTTAAGACACAGGGACTGTCAGGCGGCACTTCAAAAAGAAGGAGTGATATGTACAGAATGCGGTAAATGTTCCATTGGAGTTATTAAGAAAAAAGCAGACAAATTGGGATACAGTTTATATATAGTTCCAGGATCCAGCTTTGTTAAAAAAATAGTTAAAGAAAACAACTTTAAAGCAGTTATTGGAGTGGCCTGTCATGAAGATTTAAATCAGATGATGATGCTGCTTTCTGATTATTGCCCTCAAGGAGTTTTACTTTCTAAAACAGGCTGTTTTGAAACAAAAGTAGATATTAAAAAAGTATTTGAAAAACTGGATTCCAAATACTAA
- the hmgA gene encoding hydroxymethylglutaryl-CoA reductase (NADPH), which yields MNSKEIIDKLLNGEMKLYQVDKYVSPKEATDIRREFIEKTAGCELPHMANYSLDMEKASARNIENPIGTIQLPVGVAGPLKINGDYCKREVYVPLATSEGALVASINRGASTITASGGVNAHVISDIMTRAPVIKTSSATDALKIKQWFIDNFQELKEIAESTTSHGKLLKIDPILIVGTYVYPRFVYSTGDSMGMNMVTIASEKILDKLAEETTGRHIALSGNVCVDKKPAAINMIEGRGKSIVADILIPEEIVNKKLKTTAEAIEEVNIAKNLIGSAAAGSMAYNAHYANMVAAIFLATGQDAAHAVEGSLGITTAENRNGDLYFSVNLPDVPVATVGGGTSLETAHEGLDILGVAGSNKAREFGEIVAATVLAGELSLVGALAAGHLARAHQELGRG from the coding sequence ATGAATTCTAAAGAAATTATTGATAAACTGTTAAATGGTGAAATGAAATTATACCAGGTAGACAAATATGTTTCACCAAAGGAAGCCACAGATATCAGAAGAGAATTTATAGAAAAAACAGCTGGCTGTGAATTGCCACATATGGCTAATTATTCTCTGGACATGGAAAAGGCATCTGCAAGAAACATTGAAAATCCGATTGGAACAATCCAGCTTCCTGTAGGTGTAGCAGGTCCGTTAAAAATCAACGGAGATTACTGTAAAAGAGAGGTTTATGTTCCCTTAGCTACATCTGAAGGAGCACTTGTAGCATCAATTAACAGAGGTGCATCAACAATTACAGCATCTGGAGGAGTAAACGCTCATGTTATTTCAGATATTATGACTAGAGCACCGGTAATCAAAACCTCTTCAGCAACTGATGCTTTAAAAATTAAACAATGGTTTATTGATAATTTTCAGGAACTTAAAGAAATTGCAGAATCTACCACTTCTCATGGTAAGCTTTTAAAAATTGATCCGATTTTAATTGTTGGAACTTATGTTTATCCACGTTTTGTTTACTCTACTGGAGACAGTATGGGTATGAATATGGTTACTATTGCTTCAGAAAAGATTTTGGATAAATTGGCAGAAGAAACAACCGGAAGACACATTGCATTAAGTGGAAATGTTTGTGTTGATAAAAAGCCTGCAGCAATTAACATGATTGAAGGAAGGGGAAAAAGTATTGTTGCAGATATTTTAATTCCTGAAGAAATAGTAAATAAAAAACTTAAAACAACTGCTGAAGCTATTGAAGAAGTGAATATAGCTAAAAATTTAATAGGGTCTGCAGCAGCAGGTTCTATGGCATATAATGCTCATTATGCAAATATGGTTGCAGCAATCTTTTTAGCAACAGGTCAGGATGCTGCACATGCAGTAGAAGGTTCTTTAGGTATTACAACAGCTGAAAACAGAAACGGGGATTTGTATTTTTCAGTAAACCTGCCTGATGTACCAGTAGCTACTGTTGGTGGTGGAACAAGTTTGGAAACTGCTCATGAAGGTTTGGATATTCTTGGTGTTGCAGGTTCCAATAAGGCTCGTGAATTTGGTGAAATTGTTGCAGCTACTGTATTGGCTGGAGAATTATCTTTAGTTGGTGCTCTTGCAGCAGGACATTTGGCGAGAGCTCATCAGGAACTTGGAAGAGGATAA
- the sucD gene encoding succinate--CoA ligase subunit alpha, translating to MILLDNDTKCLVQGITGKQGSFHTEQMLEYNTNILAGVTPGKGGQDFLGVPVFNSIEEAKEETGVNSSIIFVPAKFAKDAAFESIRHLDLVVIISEHIPVHDSLKIMNYAREMGTTVIGPNTPGIITPGVGKLGIMPTHIFKEGNVGVISRSGTLTYEVASQLTRGGIGQSTCVGIGGDPVIGTNYIDILKKFEADEDTEAIVLIGEIGGNAEENAAEFIKDNISKPVVSYIAGRTAPPGKRMGHAGAIIHGSSGTAESKINALTDAGVSVAKMPSEIVDLVRKSI from the coding sequence ATGATTTTATTAGATAATGATACAAAATGTTTGGTTCAGGGGATTACTGGAAAACAGGGATCTTTTCACACTGAACAAATGTTGGAATATAATACAAATATTTTAGCAGGTGTAACTCCTGGAAAAGGCGGTCAGGACTTTTTAGGTGTTCCTGTTTTCAATTCAATTGAAGAAGCAAAAGAGGAAACTGGTGTTAACTCTTCAATTATTTTTGTACCTGCAAAATTTGCAAAAGATGCGGCATTTGAATCTATAAGACATTTGGATTTGGTTGTTATTATTTCAGAACATATTCCTGTTCATGACAGTTTAAAAATAATGAATTATGCTCGTGAAATGGGTACTACAGTTATAGGTCCAAACACTCCGGGAATCATAACTCCAGGTGTTGGTAAACTGGGAATTATGCCGACTCATATTTTTAAAGAAGGTAATGTTGGAGTAATTTCAAGAAGCGGAACTTTAACTTATGAAGTAGCCAGCCAGCTTACCCGTGGGGGAATTGGTCAAAGTACCTGTGTTGGTATAGGTGGAGACCCTGTAATCGGTACAAATTATATTGATATTCTTAAAAAATTTGAAGCAGATGAGGACACTGAAGCTATTGTTTTAATTGGTGAAATCGGAGGTAATGCTGAAGAAAATGCAGCAGAATTTATTAAAGACAATATCTCCAAACCGGTAGTTTCATATATTGCAGGTAGAACTGCACCACCAGGTAAAAGAATGGGGCATGCAGGAGCTATTATTCATGGAAGTTCAGGTACTGCAGAAAGTAAAATTAATGCATTAACTGATGCCGGTGTAAGTGTAGCTAAAATGCCATCAGAAATTGTAGATTTAGTAAGGAAGTCAATTTAA
- a CDS encoding Ig-like domain repeat protein produces the protein MKFKKFILITMMFLVMLSVGAVSAVDDVNSTDNVFVDGTNDISCDLQNEYNDVEQVSNDYMIVDSSNYLRYFDENGTLRENVDLCFMGNFSNLRFSSFVIDKSIGLDFNNANFNNIGFTLKANDLTLKNAVFNYDVSGGTVISLEGTSNVIIDNVTIDYKTSSDSNSYAVDLINSNNVQLLNNNIRYFTNVTNTNVYNYVIKVVGGSNNLVRGNKINAFLPLKDCDFSIPFPNTDIDLVAGVAVQSSNGFKFLNNELNVSVSARDSNLFYPTLDSFLMVESNNSVVAGNNIIELDSTTETGSANYLYGIDIYKLNNISIWNNTVKMNTNGGSIIVNGSGSAYPVQITGPINDCNIYNNTLITYNNGPNLGIYSQNFYGATYLNIYNNFINVTGSAALHNWALVSGMELQDTFDIVHDNIIYVTNNGDYADSNNIYGISYSQSTSSSHSFDVYNNTIFTNGNYAVYLNGVSNTNVTNNGLSAYIKTGNDAVYIAGSNNNINGNYNPNPTPNSDVLNLPILKANFRNEIISESENSEKIVYVAVNKNITADGGNGSIDNPFNTLRALSNYIKNNPANYIIYFMGGNYIIKAGDALIPGDAIKGYNVTIKPYNNEKVIIFNDESNGYFIEFSFVNSFKISDICFENIGNGFIEFSKYGTSYVDNCTFKNSKQISVFSARNKLIVTNCNFINHSGSEFMFSMVSKASTDNITMNYCNFINITTRTWFDTTGKNFLNLNNCWFGYNNVNINNAKVIVSNNALFSISENQIAPGLFEITGKLMWNDTTMDGIDKLGLKTVYLSSPSGNFSDNNPVLKNGTFTVIYKSDSTAHNITAVLDNEVQNLLFNEINMSVETTDIVCGENATVSVILPANVTGNVTVNVNNKNYTKNNVNGTVIFTISDLAVGTYNVTASFVGDEAQGMATAVFKVSQLTPDLNITVNNIIFGEDLTVEVNLPADATGEVIITVDGKNYTVTIKNGKATQVVKDLTANNYTIAVKYTGNNKYTPIEITKNISVAKADANLDVSIADVDYKNIFTIEAVLMGINGVKLTGDVIININNKLYTVKVVDGKGTTAGDALAAGTYNFTATWTGNNNYNNIKSEGVFKVNKIDSNITVNADDIKVGENATVTVNVPSDATGNVIITVDGKDYTVAIVDGKAVKTIADLKANNYTVTVKYAGDNNYNPNQNTTKFTVSKISDYNMNITVPEFKEGVNSTISVVLPKDATGTVTVEINSKKYTANVTNGIAKVNIFGLSAGNHNITTTYSGDAKYDSITKKGNITVIPNVNVNLDVNDVVMIYHDGTRLVAKLTDFKGKAIVNATLYFTINGQTYNKTTDANGTASMGLNLASNVYKATVSYKGSDKYNAVSKNITVTINPTIISKDLVKMYQNDTRFYAKFTDSTGKAIANKEIKFNINGVFYTKKTDKDGMADLGIMLRPGNYILTAYNPVTGEEKGFNITVKSLIMQNDLTKYYLNASRFEATVYNKDGSLAVNKEVTFNINGVFYHKKTDENGVASLGIALRPGNYTITTMYDGLDIGNKVNVLPTLVTKDLSMKYLDGSNFTALTLDGQGKPLANQNVSFNVNGVFYHKVTNKDGIASLGIRLMAGEYIITSYWNDFQTGNTIKISS, from the coding sequence ATGAAATTTAAGAAATTTATTTTAATCACAATGATGTTTTTAGTCATGTTATCAGTAGGTGCTGTTAGTGCTGTTGATGATGTAAACTCTACAGACAATGTCTTTGTAGATGGAACTAATGATATTAGCTGTGATTTACAAAATGAGTATAATGATGTTGAACAGGTAAGTAATGATTATATGATTGTAGATAGTTCAAATTATTTAAGATACTTTGATGAGAACGGAACTTTAAGGGAAAATGTTGATTTGTGTTTTATGGGTAATTTCAGCAATCTGAGGTTTAGTTCTTTTGTAATTGATAAGTCTATTGGTCTTGATTTTAATAATGCTAATTTTAATAATATTGGTTTTACTCTAAAAGCGAATGATTTAACTTTAAAAAATGCAGTTTTTAATTATGATGTAAGTGGAGGTACTGTTATTTCACTAGAAGGTACATCAAATGTAATTATTGATAATGTTACAATTGATTATAAAACTTCCTCTGATTCTAATTCATATGCTGTTGATTTAATTAATTCCAATAATGTTCAATTATTGAATAATAATATTCGTTATTTTACTAATGTTACCAATACAAATGTTTATAATTATGTTATTAAAGTGGTTGGTGGTAGTAATAATTTAGTTAGGGGAAATAAAATTAATGCATTTCTTCCTTTGAAAGATTGTGATTTTAGCATACCTTTCCCAAATACTGATATTGATTTAGTTGCAGGTGTTGCTGTCCAGTCATCAAATGGATTTAAATTTTTAAATAATGAATTAAATGTATCAGTTAGTGCAAGAGACAGTAATTTGTTTTATCCTACTTTAGACTCTTTTTTAATGGTTGAATCAAACAATTCTGTTGTTGCAGGTAATAATATAATAGAATTAGATTCAACAACAGAAACTGGGTCTGCTAATTATTTGTATGGTATTGATATTTATAAATTAAATAATATTTCAATTTGGAATAATACTGTTAAAATGAATACTAATGGTGGAAGTATTATTGTAAATGGATCAGGTAGTGCATATCCAGTTCAAATTACAGGACCTATTAATGATTGTAATATTTACAATAATACATTAATTACATACAATAATGGTCCTAATCTGGGAATTTATTCTCAAAATTTCTATGGTGCAACTTATTTAAATATTTATAATAATTTTATTAATGTAACTGGAAGTGCTGCTCTTCATAATTGGGCATTAGTTTCAGGTATGGAATTACAAGACACCTTTGATATAGTTCATGATAATATTATTTATGTTACAAATAATGGTGATTATGCTGACTCCAATAATATTTATGGTATTAGTTATTCCCAATCAACTTCTTCATCTCATTCTTTTGATGTATATAACAATACTATTTTTACAAATGGTAATTATGCTGTTTATTTAAATGGAGTATCCAATACTAATGTTACAAATAATGGATTGTCTGCTTATATTAAAACTGGAAATGATGCAGTTTATATTGCTGGAAGCAATAATAACATAAATGGCAATTATAATCCTAATCCAACTCCTAATAGTGATGTTTTAAATTTACCTATTTTGAAAGCTAATTTTAGAAATGAAATTATTTCAGAATCTGAAAATAGTGAAAAAATAGTGTATGTTGCTGTGAATAAAAACATTACTGCAGATGGAGGTAATGGAAGTATAGACAATCCATTTAATACTTTAAGAGCACTTTCTAATTATATTAAAAATAATCCTGCAAATTATATTATATATTTTATGGGGGGAAATTATATAATTAAAGCGGGAGATGCGTTGATTCCAGGTGATGCAATTAAGGGATATAATGTTACAATTAAACCATATAATAATGAAAAAGTAATTATATTTAATGATGAGTCTAATGGTTATTTCATTGAATTCAGCTTTGTGAATAGTTTTAAAATTTCAGATATATGTTTTGAAAATATAGGTAACGGTTTTATAGAGTTTAGTAAGTATGGAACTAGTTATGTTGATAATTGTACTTTTAAAAATTCCAAACAAATCTCAGTATTTAGTGCTAGAAATAAACTGATTGTAACAAACTGTAATTTTATTAATCATTCTGGTTCAGAATTTATGTTTTCCATGGTTTCTAAGGCAAGTACTGATAATATTACAATGAACTATTGTAATTTTATTAATATAACCACCCGTACTTGGTTTGATACAACTGGAAAAAATTTTTTAAATTTAAATAATTGCTGGTTTGGTTATAATAATGTTAATATTAATAATGCTAAAGTAATTGTTTCCAATAATGCTTTATTTAGCATATCTGAAAATCAAATTGCACCTGGATTATTTGAAATTACTGGTAAATTGATGTGGAATGATACTACAATGGATGGTATTGATAAGTTAGGTTTAAAAACTGTTTATCTGTCATCTCCTTCTGGAAATTTCAGTGACAACAATCCTGTTTTGAAAAATGGTACTTTTACTGTAATTTATAAAAGTGATTCAACTGCCCATAATATAACTGCTGTTTTAGATAATGAAGTTCAAAATTTATTATTTAATGAAATTAACATGTCTGTAGAAACAACTGATATTGTTTGTGGTGAAAATGCTACTGTCAGTGTAATTTTACCGGCGAACGTAACTGGTAATGTTACTGTTAATGTAAATAATAAAAACTACACTAAAAATAATGTTAACGGAACTGTTATATTTACCATTTCTGATTTGGCAGTAGGCACTTATAATGTTACTGCATCATTTGTAGGGGATGAAGCTCAGGGTATGGCTACTGCAGTATTTAAAGTTTCCCAATTAACTCCAGATTTAAATATCACAGTTAATAATATAATATTTGGTGAAGATTTAACTGTTGAAGTTAATTTACCTGCTGATGCTACTGGTGAAGTAATTATCACAGTTGACGGCAAAAATTACACAGTAACTATTAAAAATGGTAAAGCTACACAAGTTGTTAAAGATTTAACTGCTAATAATTATACAATTGCTGTTAAATATACAGGTAATAACAAATACACACCTATTGAAATTACTAAAAATATATCTGTAGCTAAAGCAGATGCAAATCTTGATGTATCTATTGCAGATGTTGATTACAAGAACATATTCACTATTGAAGCTGTTTTAATGGGTATTAATGGTGTTAAATTAACTGGTGATGTAATTATTAATATTAATAATAAATTATACACTGTTAAAGTTGTTGATGGAAAAGGCACTACTGCAGGTGATGCATTAGCTGCAGGTACTTATAACTTCACTGCTACATGGACAGGAAATAACAACTATAACAATATTAAGTCTGAAGGTGTTTTCAAAGTTAACAAAATAGATTCAAATATAACTGTTAATGCTGATGATATTAAAGTCGGTGAAAATGCAACAGTAACCGTAAATGTGCCTTCTGATGCCACCGGCAATGTAATTATTACTGTTGACGGTAAAGATTACACTGTAGCTATTGTAGATGGTAAAGCAGTTAAAACAATAGCTGATCTTAAAGCAAACAATTACACTGTAACTGTTAAATACGCTGGAGACAACAATTATAATCCTAATCAAAACACAACCAAATTCACAGTATCCAAAATATCAGACTATAACATGAACATTACTGTTCCTGAATTTAAAGAAGGAGTAAACTCCACTATTAGTGTGGTTTTACCTAAAGATGCAACTGGAACAGTCACTGTTGAAATCAACAGTAAAAAATACACTGCAAATGTAACTAATGGAATTGCAAAAGTAAATATTTTTGGATTAAGTGCTGGAAATCATAATATCACTACAACTTACTCTGGTGATGCTAAATATGATTCCATAACTAAAAAAGGAAACATAACTGTAATTCCAAATGTAAATGTAAACTTAGATGTTAATGATGTTGTAATGATTTATCATGACGGAACACGTTTAGTTGCTAAATTAACAGATTTCAAAGGAAAAGCAATAGTCAATGCTACATTATACTTTACCATCAATGGTCAAACTTACAATAAAACCACTGATGCTAACGGTACTGCTTCCATGGGATTAAACTTAGCGTCTAATGTGTACAAAGCTACTGTTTCATATAAGGGTTCAGATAAGTATAATGCAGTTTCTAAAAACATTACTGTAACTATTAATCCAACTATTATAAGTAAAGATTTAGTTAAAATGTATCAGAATGATACCAGATTCTATGCTAAGTTTACTGACAGCACTGGAAAAGCAATAGCTAATAAGGAAATCAAATTTAATATTAATGGTGTTTTCTATACCAAAAAGACTGATAAAGATGGTATGGCTGATTTAGGCATTATGTTAAGACCTGGAAATTACATTTTAACTGCTTACAACCCTGTAACCGGCGAAGAAAAAGGATTTAACATAACTGTAAAATCATTAATCATGCAAAATGACTTAACCAAATATTACTTAAATGCTTCCAGATTTGAAGCAACTGTCTACAACAAAGACGGATCTTTAGCAGTAAACAAAGAAGTAACATTTAACATCAACGGTGTGTTCTATCACAAAAAAACAGATGAAAATGGTGTTGCAAGCTTAGGAATAGCTTTAAGACCAGGAAACTATACCATTACAACAATGTATGACGGATTGGATATTGGAAACAAAGTTAATGTATTGCCAACTTTAGTAACTAAAGATCTCTCCATGAAGTACCTTGACGGCAGCAATTTCACTGCTTTAACTTTAGATGGTCAAGGTAAACCATTAGCTAACCAAAACGTATCATTTAACGTAAACGGTGTCTTCTATCACAAAGTTACTAATAAAGACGGTATAGCAAGCTTAGGAATCAGATTAATGGCTGGTGAATACATTATAACTTCCTACTGGAATGACTTCCAAACAGGAAACACAATAAAAATCAGTTCTTAA